Genomic DNA from Desulfuromonas versatilis:
TCACCGCCGATCCGCCGGGGTGGCTGGCCGAGCTGCTGAACCGCATTCAGCGGGTCGAGAGCGTCGCCGAGGGGAGCGCCTCGGGGGGCGATTCGTGGATCACCCGCCAGGGGTATCACCGCGAGCGCCGCGGCGGGCGCTACATCGGCGTCGAGGGGCGCTACCAGTTCGGCGAGGCCGCCCGGCGCAGCATGCTCGAGGAGAGCGAGCAGGAGCTTGGCCGGCTGGCCGAGCGCGAGCAGCAGCTGCAGGCGGACAGCGCCGGGCTCTCCCGGCGCCTCGAAGAGATCTCGGCCCTGCTCAGCGGCATGGACGCCGCCCGCCAACTCGCCGAGCGGGGGGCCGAGTTCGCCCGCGCCGAGGAGCAGTTCGCCGCGCTCTCGGCCCAGGCCCAGGAGGCCGGCGTCGCCCTGGCCGAGGCCAAGGGTAAAGCCGCCCAGGCGGTGGAGGCCCGCCACCAGCTGGAGAAGAAGCAGTCGGGCAACGCCGGCGAGATTCGCGTGCTGGAGCGCGACCTGGAAAAGCTCAGCGGCGAGTTCCGCCAGCTGCGCCGCCAGCAGGTCGAGCGCATCCTCCAGTACCGCGAAAAACGCCGCCCCATGCCCCAGCGCTGGTATTCCCGCGAGGCCATGGAAGAACTGCGCCTCGAGTACGACTCGGCCGAGGCGGTGCGCCGTGAAATGAAGCGTTTGCAGGACCACCTCGACGAGGGTGAGTGGGTCACCGACGAGCAGGTGGTGGTGATCCTCGAGAAGCTCAAGGGGGACTACGCGCAGATGGACGAGATCATCCGCGCCCGGCGCATCCACCACCACCGCCACCTGCAGGCCACCGAAGAGGCGCGGGAGAGCTACATCAACGTGCTCAAGGCCACGGTGCGCCGCTACTCGCGCAACGTGCGCGATCTCGGTGAGTTGGCCGGCATCGGCGTCGAGCTCGAGCCGCCGCACCTGGTCAACGAGGATGTCGCCCTGGCCCAGGCCGGGCTGCAGGTCAGCTTCAACTTCGACCAGAAGGGGCTGATCGGCCTCAACGACGGCGAGGCCTCCGGCGGGCAGCAGGTCATGAAGTCGCTGATTCTGCTCATCGGCCTGCTGATGGACGAGGCCCGTTCGGGCGGCTTCGTCTTTATCGACGAGCCCTTCGCCCACCTCGACGTGTTCAACATCGACAAGGTCGGCGCCTTTCTCGAGGCGACCCGCTCCCAGTACGTGCTGACCACGCCCAACACCCACAACGTCAACGTCTTCAAGACCTCGGATCTGACCCTGGTCACCCAGAAGATCCGCCGCCCCGAAAAGTGGGCGCCGCCGGTAGCCTTCGTGCGCCGCGAGCGCCGGGCGGAGAATGCGGCCTGAGCCTCACCCGCCCAGGCCCGATCCCTTCGATTGTCGCCGGAAATTGGAAAACCCCGCTGCAGACCGCAGCGGGGTTTTCTGTTATGGCTACGAATTCCGGAACTTCCCTCCGATCTCGGAGAGAAGGGGGAGTGGAGCCTAGGCCCCGATGATCCGCCGGCTGTAGCGGGGGACCAGGCGACGAATGGCCACCGCCAGGAGGATCGAACCGAGGGTCACCGCCAAAACGGTCAGCGGGAAGTTGAACTTGGGCCAAGGCTGCTGGCTCGCCTGGCGGGTCAGGATCAGGTCGATGATAAAGGGGTGGATGAAGAAAATGGGGAAGCTGGCCTTGGCCAGGAAGCCCAGGGGCTTGATGGTGCGGCCCTCGAAGCGCTTGAGAAAAACCAGGAAAAACAGGCAAAGCAGGATCTTCTGGAACAGGATGATGTCGATGCCGCCCCAGGCGAAGGGGGCCTTGTGGAAGTTGCCGTAGCTGGTGTGCAGCGCCGCCTGCAGGCAGGCCAGGGCGACGGCCCCTAACAGCAGCAGAAATTCCCGCCCCGCGAACAGCCGGTAGACCCGGGCCCGGTTGATGGAACACCAGATCCCCAGCAGGTAGGCCGGGGTGAAATAGAGCACCGACTGCAGGGTGTTGACGTCGTCGAGGGGCCGGTGCAGCAGCGCCGAGACGGCGAGGAACAGCAGGATGATCGGCAGCTGCCGGCGGCAGCGGATGAAGCGCAGGTGCAGCGGGCTGAGCAGGAAGGTGAGGATGATGAAGGGGATGTACCAGTAGGCGAAGATCACCCGCCCGGTGGCCAGGTAGAATATCACCGCCTGCCAGTCCTGGTCGACGTAGCCGTGATGGTACCCCGAGCCCCGCGAATAGACCACGTAAAAGATGTAGGGGGTGGAGAGGATCAGGTAGGGCAGGAGCACGTCCTTGAACTTCTTGCCAAGGAAGCGGCGGAGGTCGAAATCGGTGGCGAACAGGTGGTGGAAGAGAAACCCCGAGATGAACACGAACAGCGCGGTGCTGCCGGTGATGAGGTTGGCGCAGGCTCGTTCGCCGAAGGAGTCGATGTCCCAACCGGCGATTGCGTAGCAGTGGCCGGCAACGATCAGCACGATCGCGATGCCGCGAAAATAATTGAGGGAATTCAGAAAGGTCGACATGTTTCCAGGCCCCCCGCGACGCGCGGCAATAGAGATCGGTGCGACGGAATTTTCCGCCAATATTCGCTCATCTGCGCTGCTGCGGTCAATATCGATTTGCGGAGTGTTCTTTACTCGGGTTCCGGTGAATTGTCAATGAGAATCCGCAATGGCCCTGTGTACACACTTGTCTTTTTGGTGAGTAAAAGAACAACCAAATCAGCTTGCAGAAATTAGCTTAAAACAATATTTTTTCGTAAGCTATGAATAAAAAATATGCACAAAAATCAGCTGTTATAAGAAAATGTTTAAAAAATGATCACTGTGGCATGATTTGTGGATGTATCGGTCGCAGTTAATGGCATTTAGGAAGTTTGAGAATAGTGTGGTGGTTAAAAATTAGACATTCATTGGCATGCAAACAGGAGGCACGGCATGGCACCGAAAATCGATGAGAAGGTCGAACCCATTTTTCAGGAAGTTCTGGCCCGCAACCCCGGGGAGACGGAGTTTCACCAGGCGGTCCGCGAGGTGCTCGAGTCCCTCGGTCCGGTGCTGGTGAAGCACCCCGAGTTCTGCCATCACAAGATCATCGAGCGCATCTGCGAGCCGGAGCGGCAGATCATCTTCCGGGTGCCCTGGCAGGACGACCAGGGCAACGTGCAGATCAACCGCGGCTTCCGCGTCGAGTTCAACAGCGCCCTGGGCCCCTACAAGGGGGGGCTGCGCTTTCACCCCTCGGTCTACCTGGGGATCATCAAGTTTCTCGGCTTCGAGCAGATCTTCAAGAACGCCCTGACCGGCCTGCCCATCGGCGGCGGCAAGGGCGGCTCGGACTTCGACCCCAAGGGGCGCTCGGACGACGAGATCATGCGCTTCTGCCAGAGCTTCATGACCGAGCTGTACCGCCACCTGGGCGAGTACACCGATGTGCCCGCCGGCGACATCGGCGTCGGCGGCCGGGAGATCGGCTACATGTTCGGCCAGTACAAGCGCATCACCAACCGCTACGAGTCCGGGGTGCTGACCGGCAAGGGGCTCTCCTGGGGCGGTTCTCTGGTGCGCCCCGAGGCCACGGGCTATGGGGCCACCTTCTTCGTTGACGAGATGCTCAAGGTGCGCGGCGACTCCTTTGGCGGCAAGACCTGCACCGTCTCAGGCAGCGGCAACGTGGCCATCTACACCATCGAGAAGATCCATCAGCTCGGCGGCAAGGTCATCGCCTGCTCCGACTCCAACGGCTACATCGTCCACGAGCGGGGGATCGATCTGCAGCTGGTGCAGCAGCTCAAGGAGATCGAGCGCCGTCGCATCAAGGACTACCTCAACTATCACAAGGATGCCCGGTTCGTCGAAGGGGGCAATATCTGGGATGTACCCTGCCAGGTGGCGATGCCCTCGGCCACCCAGAACGAGATCAACGGCAAGGACGCCGCCAAGCTGGTGAAAAACGGCTGCATCGCCGTCGGCGAAGGGGCCAACATGCCCACCACTCCGGAGGGGGTCAAGGTGTTTCTCGAGTCGGGGATCGCCTACGGCCCTGGCAAGGCGGCCAACGCTGGCGGGGTGGCGACCAGCGCGCTGGAAATGCAGCAGAACGCCAGCCGCGATTCCTGGACCTTCGAGTACACCGAGCAGCGCCTGCAGCAGATCATGCAGAACATCCACCAGCTCTGTTACGAAACCGCCGAGGAGTACGGCACCCCGGGCAACTACGTCAACGGAGCCAACATCGCCGGCTTCATCAAGGTGGCCCATGCCATGGTGGCGCTGGGGTTGATCTAACCCTCTCTCCAACTCCAACAGCCAACAGAAAAGGCCCGGGTTTCGCCCGGGCCTTTTCCGTTGGCTGCGGCGATCTGCTACCTTTCGAGGAAGCAGACCAGTTGCTGGGAGACCACGTCCGCCATCAACCGCAGCCCCTCCTTCGGCGCCCGGTAGACCTTGACCACGTGCTTGAGACGACTGCTGGCCGGCATCAGCCCTTCCAGGGCGTTGGGCTGGGCCCTGCGCCAGGCGTCGTTGAGGAAGCATTTGTTGTTTTCGGGGAACAGGGCCAGGTAGAAGATGTCGGTCTCCACAAGGTCCTGGAAGAAGTGGGAGCCGTAGGAGAGCTCGGGCATAAGGTTCCCGCTGGAAAAGGCGACTTCGGCCAGCGCAGTGAAGTTGTTGATCTCCGAAAAGGAGATCGGCACCCCCAGCGATGGCGTGGAGGTGCCCCAGCGTCCCGGCCCGAGCAGCAGGGTGGGGTTGTCTTTGCGGTCGGCCAGGCGCTTGTTGAGGCGGCCGATAAGGCGGGCGATCTCGTACTTGTCCGACATGTGCAGCTGGACGTATTCCTCGGGCTCGACCCAGACCAGCCAGCGCAGCGGCTGGGAGATGTTGCCGCCCATGAAGTTCCCCTCGCTGCGGAAGAAGATCCTCTCCGGTTCGATTTTCTCGGGGATCTCTACCTGAACCTGCTCTCCCTTGGTCTGCAGCGGGCGGCACTGCACCACGTCGATGCGGGCCGTGCCCTGCGGAGTGAAATTGACCGTGAATTCGACATCCACCGGGTAGCGGTAGGTCCTTTCCAGGGTTTTCAGCAGCCGCTGCATCAGTGAGGCGAAGGGGGTGTCGGCGAGCAGGCGCTCGAAGGTCAGCAGCCAGACCTGCTCCCCCTTGCGGCCGCGATTCTCCAGCAGGCGCATGGTCTCCAGGTCTTTCACTCCGTAAAGCTGCCAGGGCAAATCCACCCCCTGCCGGGACAGGTCGAGCAGTGAGACCGTATGCAGGCGGTTGTCGACCACGTCGAGCAGATCGACGCTGCGCTGGGAGAACCTGCGGGTATCCGCCTGGTCCTTGTGGGGGCGCTTCAGGGGGGCATCGAGGGCGATCAGCCGCGGGTAGTCCCCCTCGACCCGGTCGACCGCCCGGGTGCCCAGCCCCAGCACCAGGCGCAGCATTCCGGCCTGGGGGTCCATCCCCCTGTCCCAGACAAAGGTATTGTAGGAAACGCCGACCCCGGCCAGTTCGGGAAAGAAGTAATGACCCCGGTAGGCGCCGGAGACCCGCTGGATGAGCAGCGCCATCTGCTCGTCCTGCTGGTCGAGCCCCCGCTGTTGCCGGTAGGTGAGGGCGTCTTCGCTCATGGTGCTGGCGAAGATCTTGCGCACCGCCTCCTCAAACTGGGCCAGGCGTTCTTCGGGGGTGCCCTGGTTGACGCAGAAGAAGCTGTCGTACTTGCCGGCGAAGGCGTTGCCGAAGCTGTCCTCGAGCAGCGAACTGGAGCGGACGATAATCGGATACTGCCCGTAGTATTCGAGCAGCTTGTGGAAGCCTTCGCGGATCGTTGCCGGGAAGCTCCCCTCGAGCATTTTCCCCCGCAGTTCGGCGGCGGCGCTGAAGTAGGTCTCTTTCTTCTTCTGGCGCATGAACAGCGGCCACCAGCCGTTGTGCACGATGTAGGAGTAGTAGACGTTGGAGCCGACGAAAAAGGAGTCGTGGGCCTCCAGGTGGTCCTCCCAGTGGTAGTCGGGGGCGCGCAGCAGGATCTGCCGGGCCAGCAGCATCCCCACCGCCTTGCCGCCAATAAAGCCGGTGCCGATCACCCGCGTCTTGATGTCGAGCAGATCCTGCAGGCAGAAGCACTCGGCGGCCAGCTCGAGGATACGGGCTTCGCGGCCGATCATGTGCCGGCAGATGTGGCTGACCATGTTTTGCTGCTCGGTTTGGGCGGCGGGGTCGCCGGCCAGTTCCTGAGCCTGAAGAAACAGCCGGTGCCAGTGGTCGAGGTGGCGCTGGGCGTTTTCCGTGTCGCGCCGGGCGATGCTGCTGAACAGGTCGGTGGCCTCGAAGCTGGCGGTCAGGGGCAGGAACTGCTCGCCCTCCTTGCGGTGCGGCAGGAACATGGTCGGTGAGCGGCGCTGCCAGACCTTGAGCGGGTGGATGTGGAAGCTCTGCTCGTGGTTGTAGACGTCGATCAGCACCTGGGTGGTGTCGCGGATGCGCTCGATGGTCTGGAACGAGTGGCGGCTGCGGATCAGGGCGAAATAGGCCACCGTGTCCAGCTCGAACAGGTAGGGGCAGGTGACGCGGAAGAAGTTGCCGACCATGTAGTCGGTGGCCCAGGCCGAAAGCAGGTCGGAGAGGCAGTCGAAAACGTAGAAGGCGCCGTGGCCTTCCTCGCTGAGGATGCTGTGGATGCGCGCCGCGAAGGATTCGAAGCCGCGGCGCGGGTCGAGCTGGTGCACGACGATGCTCGGCGAGGCTCCCAGCAGCGGCTCGTGGTCGCCGAAACGCATGTAGATGACCCGCTTGCCTTCGCGCAGGGCAGCATCGACGAAGGGGCCGACGAAGTAGCGGTAGTCGGCCATGGAGTCGACCTTCCACACCACGTTGTCGCCGATGCGCAGACCGTCGAGGATCTTGTCCAGGCCGGCATAGCCGGTAGTGACGCGGATTGCGGAATCCATGCGGGGAGCTCCTTGGCAGGGCCAGTGCCCTGGAGGGCTGGCGCATTGTTGGTTGGTGAAAATGCCTTATTTTATAGCATGGATGTCTGCAGTCTGCCAGCGGATTCTAATATTTGCCGTTGCGGTGAGGGGGTGGTGGCTAGTGTTGTATAAAAAATAGGCAGATTTCGGCCGTCCGGGAAATCAGGCAACTCCAGGGGGGGGGGCTGGTCATTCCGGGGTCTTGATAATTCGATTTATGGTGATAGGAGTACAGGCAGGGAAAGTGCTCTTCAGTATATTTGAGGTGAAAAATGCGCGCAATCTTCGTTTGGGGTCTGGGAGTTGCTCTGCTGGTTCTCGGGATGGGTCAGGTCGCCGCTCGCGCGGAGACCGGCGGGGTGAAATCCCCCGCGGAGATCTGTCCGCTGACCATCGGCAGCATGGTCCCGCCAGTCACGCTGAAAAACCTCGACGGCCAGCCCTTCGACCTGGCCTCGGCGGTACGCGAGAAACCGACTATTCTGATTTTTTATCGCGGCGGCTGGTGACCGTACTGCAATCTCCAGTTGGGAGAACTCGTCCGCATCGAACCGCAGCTGCTCGAGCTCGGCTACCAGATTCTCGCCGTCAGCGCCGACAAGCCAGAGTTTCTCAAGCAGAGCCAGCAGAAGCACAAGCCCAATTACCGCCTGCTCTCCGACAGCGACATGCAGGCGGCCCAGGCCTTCGGCATCGCCTTCCAGGTCGATACCGCGACCTATCGGAAATATCAGGAATTTGGCGTCGATCTCGAAGAGGCTTCCGGCCGGACGCACCACCTGCTGCCGGTGCCGACCGCCTTTGTCGTCGGCAGCGACGGCACCATCAGGTTCAGCTACGCCAACCCGGATTACAAGACCCGGGTCGATTCCGAGGTGCTGCTGGCGGCGGCGCGGGCTGCGCTGAAGTAGTAATGGCGAGTAGGGCTGTTGCGAAAAAAGGCCGCAACCCTTGCAAGGGTTGCGGCCTTTTGACCATTTGCTCCTCCCCCTCCAAGGGGGGCTCTAAAAAAACCTCAATCCTTCAGCTTGCGCCGGCGCTCCTCACGCCACAGGTCGAGCAGCATCAATCCCACCCCCACGCAGATGGCCGAATCGGCCACGTTGAAGGCGGGCCAGTGGTACTGGCGCCAGTAGACGTCGAGAAAATCGATGACTTCGCCGAGGCGGATGCGGTCGATGAGGTTGCCTACCGCTCCCGAGAACACCAGGGCCAGGGCGACGTGCAGCAGGCGCTGCTCCTCGCGGAGTTTCCCCAGGTACCAGAGGATGCCCAGGGCGGCGATCACCGCGACGCTGATGAAGAAGGGGATGCGCACGGAGCTGTCGGCGAGCATGCCGAAGGCCGCGCCCTTGTTGCGTACATAGGTGATGGCGAAAAAGCCGTCGATCACCGGCAGCGACTCGTAGAGAGCGAAGCGGCTGTCGATGAACAGCTTGGTGGCCTGGTCGAGGACCAGGACCACGGCGGAGATTATCAGCAGCAGGCGAAAGCGAACGGGCACAGGGGCTCCAGTGAGGAGTTGGGGGGTGAGGAGTGAGGAGTAAGGGCCTAGGGTGTTGCCCCTCACGCCTTACCCCTCGCCCTTCACGGTTTTTATCAGGAAAGCGCTTCCTCGCAGCGGTGGCACACGGTGGGGTGGGCATCGCTCCGGCCGACCGTCGGCAGGTAGTTCCAGCAGCGCTCGCACTTCTCGCCGGGCGCCTTTTCCACCTTGACCTTGAGTCCCGCCACCTCCTCGCCGGCCACGGCGTCGCTCAACCCCTCGGCCAGTTCGGCCTGGGAGACGATGCACAGGGTGGCCAGCTCCTCCCGATAGGCTTCGAGCAACTCGCGGACAGGGCCGGCCGGGGCCTCGATCAACACCCGGGCGTCGAGGGAGTGGCCGATCAGCTTTTCGTTGCGGGCCAGCTCCAGGGCCTTGGAAACGTCGGAGCGCACCTCAAGCAGGCGCTCATAGCGCTCCTCGAGTTGGGGGTCGACCAGGCTCGCCTCGAAGCGGGGGAAGCCGGCCAGGTGCACGCTCTCCTGGCGCTCGCCGGGCAGGTACTGCCAGATCTCGTCGGCGGTGAAGGAGAGCACCGGGGCGATCAGCCGGGTCAGGGCGTCGAGGATGCGGTACATGGCGGTCTGCGCACTGCGCCGCGCCAGGCTCTTTTTCGGCGCGGTGTAGAGACGGTCCTTGAGCACGTCGAGGTAGAAGGCGCTCATGTCGACGCTGCAGAAGTTGTGCACCGCGTGGTAGAGGATGTGGAATTCGTAGTCGTCGTAGGACTTCTCGACGCGCTTGACCAGCCCCTCGAGCCTCGAGAGGGCCCAGCGGTCGATCTCGAGCAGGTCGCCGTCGGGGACGCTGTCGGCCAGCGGGTCGAAGCCGTGCAGGTTGCCCAGGATGTAGCGGGCGGTGTTGCGGATGCGCCGGTAGGCGTCGGAGAGCCGCTGCAGGATCTCCTGGCTGATGCGGATGTCGTCGCGGTAGTCCTGGGCGGCGACCCACAGGCGCAGGATCTCGGCGCCGAATTTCTTGATGACCTCCTCGGGGGCGATGACGTTGCCCATCGACTTGGACATCTTCTTGCCGTTGCCGTCGACCACGAAGCCGTGGGTCAGCACCGCCTTGTAGGGGGCGGTGTCACGGGTGCCCACCGAGGCGAGCAGGCTCGAGTGGAACCAGCCGCGGTGCTGGTCCGAGCCTTCGAGGTAAAGGTCGGCGGGGGATTTGAGGTAGTCGCGCCGCTCAAGCACCGCGGCGTGGGAAACCCCCGAGTCGAACCAGACGTCGAGGATGTCCATCTCCTGGGTGAAGCCGTCGTGCTGGCACTTGGGGCAGACCGTCCCCTCGGGGAGCAGCTCCTTGGCGCTCTTCTGGTACCAGAGATCGCTGCCGCCCTCTTCGAAGAGATTGGCCACGTGATGCATGGTCTTGCCGTCGGCCAGCGACTCGCCGCACTTCTCGCAGTAGAAGACGGTAATCGGCACCCCCCAGCTGCGCTGGCGGCTGATGCACCAGTCGGGGCGGTTCTCGATCATGCCGTAGATGCGTTCGCGGCCCCAGCGGGGTATCCACTGCACCTCGCCGATGTGCTTGAGCGACTTCTGCCGCAGCTCGTTGGCGTCCATGGAGATGAACCACTGCTCGGTGGCGCGGAAGATGATCGGTTTCTTGCAGCGCCAGCAGTGGGGGTAGCTGTGAGAGAGCTTGGCCTGCTTGAGCAGGGCGCCAGCTTCCTCTAGCTTGGCGATCACCTCGGGGTTGACCTCGGGGACCTTCTTGCCGCCGAAGAATTCGAGATCCTCCAGGTAGCGGCCGTAGTTGTCCACCGGGTTGTAGATCTCCAGGCCGTACTGCAGGCCGACCATGTAGTCGTCCTGGCCGTGACCGGGGGCGGTGTGAACGCAGCCGGTGCCGGCCTCGAGGGTGACGTGGTCGCCGAGGATGATCAGCGAGTCGCGCTCGTAGAAGGGGTGGCGGGCGCTGCGTTTCTCGAACAGCGAGGCGGCGAAGGTCGCCGCCACCCGGTAGGATTCGCTGCCCAGCGTCTTCATCACCGGCTCGACCAGTCCCTCGGCCATCACCAGCAGCTCGCCGTCCACCTCCACCGCCACGTAGGGGAGCTCGGGGTTGAGGCAAATGCCGAGGTTGGCGGGGATGGTCCAGGGGGTGGTGGTCCAGATGACGAAGCTGAGCTTTTTGCCCTGCAGCGGCGCCAGCTGTTCGGGCAGCTCGCCGAGGTAGGGGAACTTGACGTAGATCGAGGGCGAGCTGTGGTCGGCGTATTCGACCTCGGCCTCGGCCAGGGCGGTGACGCAGGACGAGCACCAGTGGACCGGTTTCTTCCCCTTGAACAGGCCGCCGCGCTCGGCGAAGCGGGCCAGTTCCCGGGCGGTGGCCGCCTCGTAATGGGTGCTCATGGTCAGGTAGGGGTTGTCCCACTCGCCGAGCACGCCGAGGCGCTGGAACTCGGCGCTCTGGATGCCGACCCACTCGCTGGCGTATTCGCGGCACAGCTTGCGGAACTCGGCCTTGGAGAGTTCGCGTTTCTTGTTGCCGAGCTTCTTGTCGACCATCAGCTCGATGGGCAGGCCGTGGCAGTCCCAGCCCGGCACGTAGGGGGCGTAGTGCCCCTGCATGCGCCGACTCTTGATGACGATGTCCTTGAGAATCTTGTTCAGGGCGTGGCCGATATGGGTGTGACCGTTGGCGTAGGGGGGGCCGTCGTGCAGGGTGAAGTTGGGGCGGTCTTTTTTGGCCTGCTCAAGTTTGCCGTACAGGTCCATTTCCTGCCACTTCTTGAGGATCTCCGGCTCGCGCTGGGGCAGGTTGCCGCGCATGGGGAAATCGGTCACAGGCAGGTTGAGCGTGTCTTTATAGTCCATATCGGTCCTCCCGGATCGGCAAAAAATCAAGTCATGTAACTTATCAAAAGCGCTGGATAAGTCAAGGGAAAAGGGGGGGCCGGGAGGTCGGGGAGGTGGCTGGCCGGGGGTGTGGGGGGAGGCGAGCGGCGGGCGGGCGGGTGAGGTGCCCGGCCCGCCCGCCGCCGTCGCTGGCAGGTGGTTTGTGCGGGATCAGGCGTTGACGGCCTGGGAGGAGACAGTCCCGCTATCGAGCATGGTGAGGCTCTGGCGCAGCAGGTTGGAGATGCTGGTGTTGGCCTCCTTGGCCAGTTCCTGGAGCAGCTGCATTTCCTGGTCGTCGATGCGGCAGGAGATGATGAACTTCTTCGGATTCTCGACGGTCTTGCCCATGGTGATACTCCTTTTTTTCTCTGTGTCTCGTTGGTTATGGTTTCGGTACCCAGATGGCACAATGTGTCAAAACGTTGCGTATACACCTTTGCAAGGGGTTTGCCATTTTGACTTTAAAGGCATTAAAAAATGTGTTTTTTAGTAAAAGCAGTATGTTGCAGGGTTGGCCGTATTGCTGTGCCGATTTGTTGGTGTAAACGCTATGGGTCAAAAGGATGCATGAAGGGTCGGGGTGAGACAGGAGTGCTCAGCGGGTGTGCCGAAGGTGGCCCAGGTTGGCGACGGCGCTGGGAGAAGGCTCAGGGGAGTTTCTTCCGGCGTGGCCAGGCCGCGCGGTAGAGCAGCCCGTAGCCGACCAGACCGGCCAGCAGCGAGGCGGCGAAGATGCCGACCTTGGCATCGGTGATCAGGTCCGCCTGGTGGAACGCCAGGTTGGTGATGAACAGGCTCATGGTAAAGCCGATGCCGCCGAGCAGGCCGATTCCCAGCATCTGCAGCCAGGAAGCGCTGTTGGGCAGCTCGGCCAGGTTTAGACGCACCGCGAGCCAGGAGAACAGCACGATACCCAGGGGCTTGCCCACCAGCAGGCCGAGGGCCACCCCCAGAGTGACGGGTTGGGAGAGCGAGGCTGCCAGTCCGGCCGGATCGAGGGAGACCCCGGCATTGGCCAGGGCGAAGATGGGCATGACGCCGAAGATGACCCAGGCGTTCATCTCGTGCTCCATGCGCTGCAGCGGGCTCATGGCGTCATGGCAGATGTGTTCCAGGGCCAGCAGGGTGCCGAGCTTCTCCTCTTTCTGAAAGGGGCCGGGGTGTTCTTCGATGCTGCGCAGGCGGGTGATGAGCTGGGCTGCCCGGGAGAGAAACTCCTTTTCCCGGTGCCGGGGGTGGACCGGGATAGTGGCGCCGATCAGCACCCCGGCGATGGAAGCGTGAATCCCCGATTTGAGCATGGCGACCCACATGGCGAAGCCGACCAGGGCGTAGTAGTTGGGGCTCTGAATCCCCATGCGGTTGCCGGCCAGCAGCACCAGGAACAGAAAACCGGCGAGGGCCAGGGCCCCTTCGGAGATGTCGCCGGTATAAAACAGGGCGATTACCAGCACCGCGCCCAAGTCGTCGACGATGGCCAGGGCGGTGAGGAAAATCGCCAGGCTGCGGGGGATGCGGCTGCCGAGCAGGGCGATGATCCCCAGGGCGAAAGCGATGTCCGTGGCCATGGGGATCCCCCAGCCGTGGGACTCTGGCCCCTGGAGATTGAGCAGGTGGTAGAGCAGGGCCGGCACCAGCATGCCCCCCAGGGCCGCGGAGATGGGCAGGGCCGCCTTGCGCGCCGAGGCAAGTTCGCCGGCGAGAAACTCGCGTTTGATCTCCAGGCCGACGACGAAGAAAAAGACCGCCATCAGGCCGTCGTTGATCCAGTGGTGGAGGGTTTGGGTCAAGCCGAAACCGGCCGCCCCGAGGGTCAGTTCGATTTCCCAGAAATGGTGGTAGAAA
This window encodes:
- the nhaA gene encoding Na+/H+ antiporter NhaA, whose amino-acid sequence is MLFKLSVLMQPFEDFFKRQASGGIVLMGATLLALLLANSPARDFYHHFWEIELTLGAAGFGLTQTLHHWINDGLMAVFFFVVGLEIKREFLAGELASARKAALPISAALGGMLVPALLYHLLNLQGPESHGWGIPMATDIAFALGIIALLGSRIPRSLAIFLTALAIVDDLGAVLVIALFYTGDISEGALALAGFLFLVLLAGNRMGIQSPNYYALVGFAMWVAMLKSGIHASIAGVLIGATIPVHPRHREKEFLSRAAQLITRLRSIEEHPGPFQKEEKLGTLLALEHICHDAMSPLQRMEHEMNAWVIFGVMPIFALANAGVSLDPAGLAASLSQPVTLGVALGLLVGKPLGIVLFSWLAVRLNLAELPNSASWLQMLGIGLLGGIGFTMSLFITNLAFHQADLITDAKVGIFAASLLAGLVGYGLLYRAAWPRRKKLP
- the ileS gene encoding isoleucine--tRNA ligase, translated to MDYKDTLNLPVTDFPMRGNLPQREPEILKKWQEMDLYGKLEQAKKDRPNFTLHDGPPYANGHTHIGHALNKILKDIVIKSRRMQGHYAPYVPGWDCHGLPIELMVDKKLGNKKRELSKAEFRKLCREYASEWVGIQSAEFQRLGVLGEWDNPYLTMSTHYEAATARELARFAERGGLFKGKKPVHWCSSCVTALAEAEVEYADHSSPSIYVKFPYLGELPEQLAPLQGKKLSFVIWTTTPWTIPANLGICLNPELPYVAVEVDGELLVMAEGLVEPVMKTLGSESYRVAATFAASLFEKRSARHPFYERDSLIILGDHVTLEAGTGCVHTAPGHGQDDYMVGLQYGLEIYNPVDNYGRYLEDLEFFGGKKVPEVNPEVIAKLEEAGALLKQAKLSHSYPHCWRCKKPIIFRATEQWFISMDANELRQKSLKHIGEVQWIPRWGRERIYGMIENRPDWCISRQRSWGVPITVFYCEKCGESLADGKTMHHVANLFEEGGSDLWYQKSAKELLPEGTVCPKCQHDGFTQEMDILDVWFDSGVSHAAVLERRDYLKSPADLYLEGSDQHRGWFHSSLLASVGTRDTAPYKAVLTHGFVVDGNGKKMSKSMGNVIAPEEVIKKFGAEILRLWVAAQDYRDDIRISQEILQRLSDAYRRIRNTARYILGNLHGFDPLADSVPDGDLLEIDRWALSRLEGLVKRVEKSYDDYEFHILYHAVHNFCSVDMSAFYLDVLKDRLYTAPKKSLARRSAQTAMYRILDALTRLIAPVLSFTADEIWQYLPGERQESVHLAGFPRFEASLVDPQLEERYERLLEVRSDVSKALELARNEKLIGHSLDARVLIEAPAGPVRELLEAYREELATLCIVSQAELAEGLSDAVAGEEVAGLKVKVEKAPGEKCERCWNYLPTVGRSDAHPTVCHRCEEALS
- a CDS encoding ribbon-helix-helix protein, CopG family, yielding MGKTVENPKKFIISCRIDDQEMQLLQELAKEANTSISNLLRQSLTMLDSGTVSSQAVNA